The Quercus lobata isolate SW786 chromosome 9, ValleyOak3.0 Primary Assembly, whole genome shotgun sequence region tTAGTCATATTgatttgtaattaaattatttaacatttttagtgtatatttttttttccattttatatataagtaaaaaaacTGAAAGGTTGCTTGTAGCACTTTGTTCctctaaaaatatttatgaaaaaattcaataaattttgaaaaaaaaggcTACTATAAATATTCAAATGATTTTTCAACTATTGAACTTAAATTAACATCTCTATCTTCTATTAAGATCTGGAACATTTGTAATAAATCTACTAtctagatttaaaaaaaaaaaaaaaatttattttgacaaTTCGATAATTGGAGGAgataaaatttgattatttgGCAAcaattaagaattttattttaagaaaattgttGCATTGATTTACCAACCTATTGTGAGATTCACTAAATGAAATATAAGTCCCcaaaatgcaaagaaaaagaaaaaaaaaggacggGTCAAAcaaacttattatatttatatatgagatTTACTAACATGTGACCTTAGGGCATatattaataatctattttaagaaattttttataaaaaaacgaaaaaaataatttattgttttgacaatttttttaatttttcataaatttttttccaaaatagatGGTAACCAGGCcctttaaatatttaaaaatgatattaaaaaaaaaaaaatatatatatatatattaattaaataatttcttgagtcccaaaattaaaaataaataaatgaagaatTGCAAGGCACTATATAtgcgaaaaaagaaaaaggtatttttattttctagaaaaaaaagaaaaagaattacaGGGCATCTTGGAAAAAATCCATGACTCCCTAGTCCCTCCTCTCTGCTTTCCTGAAAAGCGGGGTCAGCTTGGAAGACAATACAGAGGGCCCCTCATTGCCTCTGAAAAAGTTACCTATTACCTTTGACAGATTAAAGAAACAACCAGGGGGCACTTTtgtacatacacatacacatgcaccttaaaaataaaaataaaccaaccctctaaagaagaaagagagaaaaagaaaaaatacagagagagagagagagagtgaatgtTAGATtagaaagagaaagggagagtaCAACTACAAGAGCTTAGTTGTGCTTGTATGTGAGTGTGTCTCTGTGTGTGGCCATTTAAGAGACAGGAAAACCAACCTAAATAATTTGGTTTCAGTTCTGTaaattccttttcttcttcttcttcttcttcttctacatcTGGTTCAACTTATTAATCCTAACTTCCACCATCTTCTTCTGCTGTTTcagaaacaaagaaacaaatttataatatcttatGCTGATTCTAGAATTTGCACATTTTCTTACAATGTCAGCACTCTAGCTCCCCCTTCAATATCCAACCCAACACACACTTCTGtctcactttctcttcttctattGCAAGCAATTTTACACCACCACCAACCATGTCAACCAAATCCAAGTAAGTTCACTTACCCATTTTatctctctcaattttctcACTTTTAGCACTTATCTTCAAAGAtctgatttgggtttttaacgttctcttatattttctatttggaAGAGTTGTGGGTGttataaaattgtgttttttattttttcaagttttaatttttggttctTATTTGGAAGATTAGTGGGTTGGATCTATTTTTTTGTGGTCTCTAATGGGGTTTCTCCTGCTTCTTTGATTCAATTTTGGGCGAAATTCTTTCTCTATGGTGTCTATTTCTATCGTCTTTCACAGTTTGTCAGtttcttaatttgttttgttaaatgggttttgCTTCAGTTTCTTGATTCTTAGTCTTGATCTTGGCTCATTTTGGTGTTTTTTCTAGTGAAGTTGTACATGTTTAGTTGGATCTATTCTTAAACAATTTGTGCCCTGATCAACATATGtagtttctttctcaaaaaaaaaaaaaaaaacatatgtagTTTACATGTTATCTCTGTGTGCACGTGCGTGCGCTTCTATTGTTGTAGTAAGAATTTCATTGCTGTGTTTCTGATGCTAAATTTATGCACAAAGTTTCTCATTTTTGGCTTAGatccatctttctttttcattcctATTTGATTTACCTTTACATGattaatatttatgtatatttcattgcctgtctcatttaatgtattttttttatgtatatatactaTGGTTGCTATATTTATGAGACTCTGCACTTGAACAGATCTGCTTTGTCCGAAACTCCTAACAAAGCATCACCGGCAACTCCTAGAGTGAGTAAACCAGGCAGGGGAGTGGCTAAATCAGAATCTGATTCACCCTCTCCTTTGCAAAATTCACGGCTTTCAGTTGATCGGTCCCCGCGAACAGTTACCTCGAAGCCTGCCATTGAGCGTCGATCACCCAAAATTGCTACCCCACCTGAAGTAAGTATTACAAATGCACTTCAAATACTATTTATCTTTACTAATTCAGTGCATAATTTGTTCCATTTTAAAACTTGGGATTTTGAACTTCTCAAAAGCATTGAAAATGAGGAGGGAAATTATTGCAAGATGTCATCATTAATTATTTGGGTCTTCTTAGGCAGATACTGAAAATTAAATCCTGGACAAATTGCTTTTTTGATGTTCTGGAATGAACGGTTAAAGAGGaagtttcctaaaataaattttcaagtgTGATCTTCATCACATTTTCAGtttgtttatttcttgaaaCAGAAAGAGATGTTCCCTTTTTACATTGTCTTGTGATAGGTGATTTGAGTTTTGATATGCATTGTTAATTTATCTTGTTTTTCAGAAACAACCTACACGGATTGCAAAGGCATCAGAACTGCAGGCGCAATTGAATACTGTTCAGGAAGAtctaaaaaaagcaaaagaacagATAGCTTTGGTTGAGAAAGAGAAGGTGAAAGCCATTGATGAATTAAAAGAAGCCCAAAGAGTTTCTGAAGAAGCAAATGAGAAGCTCAAGGAGGCTTTGGTAGCTCAGAAGCGAGCTGAGGAGAATTCAGAGATTGAAAAGTTCCGGGCTGTTGAATTGGAGCAGGCAGGAATTGAGGCATCCCAGAAGAAGGAAGAGGAATGGCAGAAAGAGGTTGAAGCTGTGAGGAATCAACATGCTTTGGATGTGGCTGCTCTTCTCTCTACCACTCAGGAGCTCCAAAGAGTGAAGCAGGAACTAGCGATGACTTGCGATGCAAAGAACCAGGCAATGAGCCATGCTGATGACGCAACTAAGATTGCTGAGATTCATGTCGAGAAAGTGGAGATTCTCTCGGCTGAGTTAGCCAGGTTGAAGGCTTTGCTTGATTCAAAGATTGAAACTGAGACCAGTGAAAACAACAAGATGGTGATGAAGCTTAAGTCTGAGATAGAATCCTTGAAGCAAGAACTCGAGAAAGTGAAAAGTCTTGAAGAGAACTTGATAGAAAAAGAGGCCTCCATTGAACAGCTTAATGTTGAGCTAGAAACCGCAAAGATGGCTGAGTCTTACGCACGTAGTCTGGTGGAGGAGTGGAAAACCAAGGTTGAGGAATTAGAGATGAGGGTTGAGAAAGCAAATCAGTTGGAGAGATCTGCATCAGAATCTTTGAATTCAGTCATGAAACAACTAGAGGGAAACAATGATTTATTGCATGATGCAGAATCTGAAATTGCTGTTCTAAAAGAGAAGGTGGGGTTGTTGGAAATGACAATTGGAAGACAGAAAGGGGATCTTGAGGAATCAGAACGTCATCTTGATATGGCCAAGGAAGAAAGTTCTGAAATGGCCAAAAAGGTTGAATCTCTGAAGTCTGAGCTTGAAACTGTGAAGGAGGAGAAAGCCCAGGCTTTGAACAATGAGAAGCTTGCAGCTTCTAGTGTTCAGACCTTATTAGAAGAGAGAAATGAACTTATTAATGATTTGGAGaattccaggggtgaagaagataagagCAAGAAGGCAATGGAAAGCTTAGCTTCAGCCTTGCATGAGGTCTCTGCAGAAGCAAGAGAAGCTAAAGAAAAGCTGTTATCCATTCAAATTGAGCATGAAAATGATGAGACCCAGATACAAGATCTAAAGTTGGTTTTGAAAGCAACAAATGAGAAGTATGAAAACATGCTTGATGATGCAAAACATGAGATTGATGTTCTTATGAATACAATTCAGCAATCCAAGAAGGAAATTGAAAACTCCAAGGCTGAGTGGGAGCAAAAAGAACTTCATTTGGTGAATTGTGTAAAGGAATCGGAAGAAGAGAGCTCTTCTCtggaaaaggaaataaaaaggcTGGGGAATTTGCTCAAGCAAACTGAGGAAGAAGCTTATGCCTCCAAGGAGGAAGAAGCTCAGCTGAAGGAAAGCCTACAGGAAGTTGAAGCTGAGGTAATTCATTTGCAGGAAACTCTTGGGAAAACAAAGTCTGAGAGCATGAAATTGAAGGAAAGCTTGCTGGACAAAGAAAATGAGTTACAGAGTATAATTCAAGAAAATGAGGAGCTCCGAACTAGGGAAGCTGTTTCCCTTAGGAAAGTTGAAGAGTTATCTAAGTTGCTTGAAGAAGCTACAGCCAAAAAGCAAACTGAAGAAAATGGTGATCTTACAGACAGTGAGAAGGACTATGATATGCTTCCAAAGGTAGTTGAGTTCTCTGAAGAGAATGGGCATGGAAGAGAAGAGAAGCCTAAATTGGAGCTTCCACTAAATCAATGTGAggaacccagaaaagaaaattcacaGGAAGAGCATAATTTCTCGTTTGATGAGGCTGAAAAAATGGTTTCTGCCAAAATTGAGAACGTGAATGGAAAGATGAAGGAAGAtgagagcaaagaaaaagaagatgattcAGTAGAAGTTGAATTTAAGATGTGGGAGAGCTGCaagattgaaaagaaagaattttcaccagagagagaaacagagcaGGAAAGCTTTGAAGAGGAAGTGGACTCAAAGGTGGAAGGTGGTGAGAGCTTTGATCAGATAAATGGGGTATCTTCTACAGAAAATATTAACGATAGTGAAAGCCCACCATCAAAGCAGCCGcaacagaaaaagaagaagaagcctttGCTTGGAAAGTTTGGAAGCCTACTAAAGAAGAAGAGCACTAGCAACCATAAGTAGAGAAATAGACCAGTTTGGCCTAACTTGTGCTCTACTAGCATGCAGGTATATTTGGTATTATTTTTCACCTAAATGTGTTTGcttcattgtttatgcttccagAAAGCAGAATAGGTTAAAGAAATGAAGAGGCTTGTATTatctttttagtttttccttctctctcatttgttttttaatgtgATTCCTCATGTGGGACAGTATCTTGTATGTGatggagaattttttttcccccttcatTTTCATTGTGTTCATTGCCCTTCTTAGCTAGATTTTATGAAAAGGAGTGATAATTTGATTTTGTATCTTGATGTCTTGTTGCCAAGTCTGTATTCTAAATGGATATGATAGTTGTTGCAAAGAGCTGCAAAATTCTATCTTGATATGCAGTCGTCTATTAAATGGATGTCACCTATCACTGTTAGTTGTTGCAGAGTATTTAAACTTCTTTACTGCATAGAGTTACTGTTTGCAAAAGGAACCAAACAACTTGATGTATTTTGCTGGAATTGAATTTCATTTGATTTGGAAACAGTCTTATAAATCTAGCCAACTTTACCATTTCAAGTTATTTAATTGAAGTGTGCCAACTGATATTGGAAGTGAATTTCTATGTTGCCAAGTTCTGATGTGCCATGCATAAGTTTAATCTTAGGGAAATGGCCTCCACCTCCAACTGATTAACATTATCAAATTGGTAGGGAACAGCTACTTACCTTGCAAGTACAATATCTTAAGATCAGGGCTGACTTGAGTTTAGATGGTAGCCTAGTTTCATGTCAGACTCAAaatccttttttgttttttttttttttttttgctttgttgaAATTTGAAGAGAATTTCTCTGGTAGTTGTTGAGCGTGAAACAAGCGTGAGTGCTTCCTTTGTTCCCAACATATATGAGATAATCCACAAGCTTTGTCTTGTGTCAGCCTTTCCATGTATTGGAAACGCTGATTGCCTAAGTATTGGTGTATCAGATTGCTTATTTCACAAGTTGTGGTGAATTCAATAGTTCTGCAACATTGCTAATGTTACATGGACTGTTTTTTGATGTTGGATGGAGTGTTACAcgtacagtttttttttttttttttttgctgaatgaaaAATGAGGTTTTTGGTATGAGTTCATCGACCTCATGTCACGTAATAGCAATAGGTAATATCATGTGTACCACATAGGTCTTGTTATGGCTATCGCTCGACTTGCTTATCTCTGATGTTGGGATAAAGACTCTTTATATCAAGCTACACCTGTATGGTACATGTACAGTTTGTTGTGGTTGTTATTGTGGTCAGCCGTATAAAAAGTATACCGAAAGTAAGTGTTATGTGTTAGCATTATAAATAAGTGGCCCCAATGCATACTTATAGCCGAAGGAAGGTGAAGCTTAGGTGAGTGGGAGACAAGTTTTTTAGGTACTGAGCCAGTGCCATTTTACCCAACAAAATTATCATTTGTAACATGAGGCACCTAGAAAGTCAAATTCTTAACTAATGGTTAATATTAAAGAAGCTTTGCTTTGAACAATCCCAAGCGTATAGATTTGGGTCAAAAAGAAGGGGACATGCTTTGGAAATTCTCATCGGGATGAGTAATCAAACTCTTCTTGCTAGTAAGTACTGCCTAGAAATTTCCAAACTactaatgaaacaaaaattGTAACAGTAGCTTGGTGAAATTTGCACAACTTTTAATGCCGTCATCAACTCGTAACAGATAATATTACCATCTAGAGCATTCCATTAGCTcgtgaaaatttttatttttatttttaaattttaacttaagaattttttttccctattttacataattaattttcaaaaatacctacattacttttaaaaatacataCTGTGGGGATAAATGAGCCGAATAGGAGTATTGGGCCATGGGCCATGCTCGAAGATGTAAGGTAGCCTGAGGAGGGTCAAACAATAAGATAAGCGTGTGGGGCAATGTGATGAGGACAAGAACAAGTAATGACGAACAAAGGTTGTCTCTTGAGG contains the following coding sequences:
- the LOC115960857 gene encoding WEB family protein At3g02930, chloroplastic-like translates to MSTKSKSALSETPNKASPATPRVSKPGRGVAKSESDSPSPLQNSRLSVDRSPRTVTSKPAIERRSPKIATPPEKQPTRIAKASELQAQLNTVQEDLKKAKEQIALVEKEKVKAIDELKEAQRVSEEANEKLKEALVAQKRAEENSEIEKFRAVELEQAGIEASQKKEEEWQKEVEAVRNQHALDVAALLSTTQELQRVKQELAMTCDAKNQAMSHADDATKIAEIHVEKVEILSAELARLKALLDSKIETETSENNKMVMKLKSEIESLKQELEKVKSLEENLIEKEASIEQLNVELETAKMAESYARSLVEEWKTKVEELEMRVEKANQLERSASESLNSVMKQLEGNNDLLHDAESEIAVLKEKVGLLEMTIGRQKGDLEESERHLDMAKEESSEMAKKVESLKSELETVKEEKAQALNNEKLAASSVQTLLEERNELINDLENSRGEEDKSKKAMESLASALHEVSAEAREAKEKLLSIQIEHENDETQIQDLKLVLKATNEKYENMLDDAKHEIDVLMNTIQQSKKEIENSKAEWEQKELHLVNCVKESEEESSSLEKEIKRLGNLLKQTEEEAYASKEEEAQLKESLQEVEAEVIHLQETLGKTKSESMKLKESLLDKENELQSIIQENEELRTREAVSLRKVEELSKLLEEATAKKQTEENGDLTDSEKDYDMLPKVVEFSEENGHGREEKPKLELPLNQCEEPRKENSQEEHNFSFDEAEKMVSAKIENVNGKMKEDESKEKEDDSVEVEFKMWESCKIEKKEFSPERETEQESFEEEVDSKVEGGESFDQINGVSSTENINDSESPPSKQPQQKKKKKPLLGKFGSLLKKKSTSNHK